Below is a window of Sediminispirochaeta bajacaliforniensis DSM 16054 DNA.
CAGGTTCCTCCAGATCGAAAACAAGGGACGGGACGACGATAAATGGATCTACCTCCCCGCCCTCAAACGAGTCAGAAGGATCGCTTCCAGCGAAGGCGACAAGTCATTCATGGGATCGGATGCCACCTACGACGACATGGACACCAGAGAGGTCGAACAGGATACCCACGACCTTATCAAGGAAGAGAGCGTCGGCCAGTGGAACTGCTACGTGGTCAAAGACACCCCGGTCGATCCATCCGACAGCCAGTATTCCTACCGCATCTCCTGGATCGACAAGCAATCCTTTGTGCCCGTCAAGATGGAGATGTACGACAAGCAGGGTGAGCTGGTAAAGGTCCTCACCGTAGAAAAGCTTGAGAAGGTCCAGGGATACTGGACTCCCCTCCAGAACCTCCTGAAGAACGTACAGACCGGTCACTCCACCAGGCTGACGGTCAAGAAGATCGTCTTTGACGAGAGTCAGCCCGACGCCCTGTATACCACCAACTTTCTCCAGACCGGACGGGTCCAGTAGGAGGGAGGTATGAGCAGCTTGAAAAGAACAGCAACGGTGGCCTTCACGGCCGCCGCCCTCCTGCTGGCAGGGGTAAGCCTTCCGGCAGACGACTTTTCCTTTGACGACTTCGGCAGCTCCGA
It encodes the following:
- a CDS encoding outer membrane lipoprotein-sorting protein encodes the protein MKKLTIIALAAAFLLPATSFALTGTEIAQKAYDVEDGTTRHTAVQMDLIDKDGSVDARLIEEWGKDDENDLTSVVMVFRSPASVRDTRFLQIENKGRDDDKWIYLPALKRVRRIASSEGDKSFMGSDATYDDMDTREVEQDTHDLIKEESVGQWNCYVVKDTPVDPSDSQYSYRISWIDKQSFVPVKMEMYDKQGELVKVLTVEKLEKVQGYWTPLQNLLKNVQTGHSTRLTVKKIVFDESQPDALYTTNFLQTGRVQ